A genomic region of Dactylococcopsis salina PCC 8305 contains the following coding sequences:
- a CDS encoding DUF3747 domain-containing protein, with product MRLKQFTASATATALATILTSQPSEAQTFGAKDVPQNDYVAVAAPFGQDNYQLLIIEQKSDEKACWSESGSNPVVVDPLLLNFNFSGICGRATDSNGYSIRIDGQDYGLDLLLQVVERNNELLLVGTPRGAQGEEVVVGSTNGMADGYLKIQLNPEWNFAKRTYEDRTLGHVYLAKTTGEQPIDVPFADVRRDIYREEIATAVSMGFVSGFQDNTFRPEAELTREQLVSIAIEALKAVPELNLTVSEQTNNAPYPDVNADRWSAGKIQWAKENDIVSGYPDGSFRPTQPVTRAELIAVENKVAQYARNQLGEMGDLPNTQNPISFSDTSNHWAADLVTQMSAYCGVASPLNELGTNFAPDQPAKRNYAAAATVRMLDCITDSEAVGLN from the coding sequence ATGCGCTTAAAACAATTTACGGCTTCAGCTACAGCTACGGCTCTGGCAACAATTTTGACTTCCCAACCCAGTGAAGCACAAACCTTTGGAGCAAAAGATGTTCCTCAAAATGATTATGTTGCGGTAGCCGCTCCTTTTGGTCAAGATAACTATCAACTGCTCATTATTGAACAAAAATCAGATGAAAAAGCCTGTTGGAGTGAAAGCGGTTCTAACCCAGTTGTGGTTGATCCACTTTTACTAAATTTCAATTTTAGCGGTATCTGTGGACGTGCGACGGATAGTAATGGTTATTCGATTCGTATTGACGGACAAGATTATGGTTTAGATTTGTTGTTACAGGTAGTGGAACGAAATAATGAGTTACTCTTAGTGGGAACTCCTCGTGGCGCTCAAGGTGAGGAAGTTGTAGTCGGAAGCACGAATGGGATGGCTGATGGCTATCTGAAAATTCAGTTAAATCCAGAGTGGAATTTTGCGAAACGGACTTATGAAGATCGAACCCTCGGTCATGTTTATTTAGCGAAGACGACTGGAGAGCAACCGATTGATGTTCCTTTTGCTGATGTGCGGCGTGATATTTACCGCGAAGAAATTGCAACGGCGGTTTCGATGGGGTTTGTCTCTGGCTTTCAGGATAATACGTTTCGCCCAGAAGCAGAGTTAACGCGAGAACAACTGGTTTCGATCGCGATCGAAGCCTTAAAAGCTGTTCCTGAACTGAATTTAACGGTTTCAGAGCAAACGAATAACGCTCCCTATCCCGATGTTAATGCCGATCGGTGGAGTGCGGGAAAAATTCAATGGGCGAAAGAAAATGATATTGTCAGTGGCTATCCTGATGGTAGTTTCCGCCCTACGCAACCTGTGACTCGTGCGGAATTAATCGCAGTAGAAAATAAAGTTGCTCAATATGCTCGTAACCAGTTGGGAGAAATGGGAGACCTTCCTAATACGCAAAATCCGATTAGTTTTAGTGATACTAGCAATCATTGGGCAGCGGATTTAGTCACTCAAATGTCTGCTTATTGTGGTGTTGCGTCTCCATTGAACGAGTTGGGAACAAATTTTGCTCCTGATCAGCCTGCTAAACGGAATTACGCGGCGGCTGCGACGGTGAGAATGCTCGATTGTATTACTGACTCGGAAGCGGTAGGTTTGAACTAA
- a CDS encoding rhodanese-like domain-containing protein: MKATNQKGVLKMWKQLLAISLSFFFWVGGFTNLVANNSHLNQVLAATVSPEIEQAVDNFLTEIPRGFYGVKDVNEIERLVEKENAQLIDVREPLEYARGHILNAVNIPLRDLAKKQDKIATDKPVILYCSVGYRTAIGLATLHLLGYDNVLGYPPSVQGWKAAGKSLNR; encoded by the coding sequence GTGAAAGCAACGAATCAAAAAGGAGTCTTAAAAATGTGGAAACAATTACTAGCAATCTCTCTTAGTTTTTTCTTTTGGGTGGGAGGATTCACTAACCTTGTAGCTAATAACTCTCATCTTAATCAGGTTTTAGCAGCAACCGTTTCTCCAGAAATAGAACAAGCAGTGGATAATTTTCTCACCGAAATTCCGAGAGGATTTTATGGGGTAAAAGATGTCAATGAAATTGAAAGACTGGTAGAAAAAGAAAACGCGCAATTAATTGATGTTCGTGAACCTTTAGAATATGCAAGAGGACATATTTTAAATGCAGTTAATATTCCCTTGCGAGATTTAGCGAAAAAACAGGACAAAATTGCCACAGACAAGCCTGTGATTTTATATTGTTCTGTAGGTTATCGTACCGCGATCGGGCTTGCAACCTTACATCTTCTTGGATATGACAATGTTTTGGGATATCCTCCCAGTGTTCAAGGCTGGAAAGCCGCAGGAAAATCACTTAACCGTTAA
- a CDS encoding DUF3122 domain-containing protein, with amino-acid sequence MTLLFRKLVLGVTLMALVLGLNGIVAQAANAEITKIEEGENQVVYQSRQKLFDRQNKAWQAIGFQRIKAEEKQHFTIRLSGFPGRTKIAHPQPLTVKVPTGKTFYAEDISAKAFVDQAPTGNIGQYDFEEIISELPNALEVVFSVPTTDGKTLEMPVSPLSIQEWKKVAQKQ; translated from the coding sequence ATGACTTTATTATTTCGTAAATTGGTCTTAGGAGTGACACTAATGGCACTCGTCTTAGGATTAAATGGTATAGTAGCACAAGCGGCAAACGCTGAAATAACGAAGATAGAAGAAGGAGAAAATCAAGTCGTTTATCAATCAAGACAAAAATTATTTGATCGTCAGAATAAAGCCTGGCAAGCGATCGGATTTCAACGTATTAAAGCAGAAGAAAAACAACATTTTACAATTCGTCTTTCTGGCTTTCCAGGAAGAACAAAAATTGCTCATCCTCAACCCTTAACCGTAAAAGTGCCAACGGGAAAAACGTTTTACGCAGAAGATATTTCCGCAAAGGCTTTTGTTGATCAAGCTCCGACAGGTAACATTGGTCAATATGATTTTGAAGAGATTATTTCCGAATTACCCAACGCTTTAGAAGTAGTGTTTTCTGTCCCCACAACAGACGGAAAAACGCTGGAAATGCCAGTTTCTCCCCTATCCATTCAAGAATGGAAAAAAGTAGCACAAAAACAGTAA
- a CDS encoding DUF3122 domain-containing protein, translating to MKKRIPHQSLFLISFTFLFSLFLLFPNFAEAAVRKVEETDGQTLYKSLNQLQDSQKLSWQIVLFKREKGDTKGKVKLRLVGFPKQTEITHPAPLILETDRAAWQAEDLFAENSPAPNVGQYNLSEIISELSQNENLLLKIPDGKMTTLKVPGVIILEWKIVAGNN from the coding sequence ATGAAAAAACGAATTCCCCATCAATCACTATTTTTAATTAGCTTCACCTTCTTATTCAGCCTTTTTTTACTATTTCCTAATTTTGCCGAAGCGGCAGTTCGGAAAGTAGAAGAAACAGATGGACAAACCCTTTATAAATCCCTGAATCAATTACAAGATTCCCAAAAACTATCTTGGCAAATTGTGCTGTTTAAGCGAGAAAAAGGAGACACCAAAGGAAAAGTTAAACTGCGATTAGTCGGTTTTCCCAAGCAAACAGAAATCACCCATCCTGCACCATTAATTTTAGAAACCGATCGGGCAGCTTGGCAAGCGGAAGATTTATTTGCAGAAAACTCTCCAGCGCCAAACGTTGGACAATATAACCTTTCCGAGATTATTAGCGAACTTTCCCAAAACGAGAATCTCCTGCTAAAAATTCCCGATGGAAAAATGACAACCCTAAAAGTTCCAGGGGTGATCATTTTAGAATGGAAAATTGTTGCTGGTAACAATTAA
- a CDS encoding ABC transporter ATP-binding protein: MLKIEGLSKRYQSREVLKNLSLTAYPQEVYGLLGPNGAGKTTTINILCNLLERDSGTIEFNQQPISEETKPLIGIAPQENLLYKSLSCEENLNFYAQLYGLSRKQRKERIDWCLNAVKLLDRSKSIVADLSGGMQRRLNIAVALVHEPQLVILDEPTTGLDIETRYEIWGLIQELQREGMTILLTTHLLDEAEKLCQRIGIIKAGKMIAEGTLDSLRQVITAQEIILIQTLETEKAIQRGREQGYVSRYYGKQLAFWLPETKDLKTIIDEFTGISIESITRQPVNLEHIYLEIMQSQP; this comes from the coding sequence GTGTTGAAAATTGAAGGACTTTCTAAGCGTTATCAGTCACGAGAGGTGTTAAAAAATCTGTCTCTGACTGCTTATCCACAAGAGGTTTATGGGTTATTGGGCCCCAATGGTGCTGGAAAAACTACGACTATCAATATTTTATGTAATTTATTAGAACGGGATTCTGGCACAATTGAGTTTAATCAACAACCGATTTCTGAAGAAACTAAACCTTTAATTGGCATCGCGCCGCAGGAAAATTTACTCTATAAAAGTCTCTCTTGTGAGGAAAATCTTAATTTTTATGCTCAATTATATGGGTTGAGTCGAAAGCAGCGAAAAGAGCGGATTGATTGGTGTTTAAATGCGGTGAAATTGCTCGATCGATCTAAGAGTATTGTTGCTGATCTCAGTGGGGGAATGCAACGTCGTTTAAACATTGCTGTGGCGTTAGTCCATGAACCGCAATTAGTGATTTTAGATGAACCAACAACAGGATTAGATATTGAAACTCGTTATGAAATTTGGGGATTAATTCAGGAGTTACAAAGAGAAGGGATGACAATTTTATTAACGACTCATTTACTTGATGAAGCGGAAAAATTGTGTCAACGCATCGGAATAATTAAAGCGGGAAAAATGATCGCTGAGGGAACATTAGACAGTTTAAGACAAGTGATTACAGCCCAAGAAATTATATTAATTCAAACTTTAGAAACAGAGAAAGCAATTCAACGAGGAAGAGAACAAGGGTATGTTTCTCGCTATTATGGAAAGCAATTAGCGTTTTGGCTTCCTGAAACTAAAGACTTAAAAACAATTATTGATGAATTTACAGGAATCTCGATCGAATCAATTACCCGTCAACCCGTTAACTTGGAACATATCTATTTAGAAATAATGCAAAGTCAACCATGA
- a CDS encoding ABC transporter permease — protein sequence MKYWRETTAVAQRILLELGRRRRSLIFWGIFPMTILLLNGFILAERANLSTAEAFKQAAPVTLVGAALFFSCLGGSVATVVAEREQNTLKRLFLSPLSGLSYFLGIFLAHACIGIGQGILVYLVAAFLGVRIEQYLFLGLFVILMSISSYVGLGFILGTQFARRTEDVNALVAAFGVPLLILGGTFLPASLFPEGLLKIARFNPIYHQNEALLGLWGEGETFAAIQFHFWFLLVFTFLMMGGGWLSYQGMLRRERRL from the coding sequence ATGAAATATTGGCGTGAAACTACCGCAGTCGCCCAACGCATTTTATTAGAATTAGGACGACGGCGACGCAGTTTAATTTTTTGGGGGATTTTCCCCATGACAATTTTGTTGCTAAATGGTTTTATTTTGGCAGAACGGGCTAATTTATCCACAGCCGAAGCCTTTAAACAAGCTGCACCAGTGACATTAGTTGGGGCAGCGCTTTTTTTTAGTTGTTTAGGGGGAAGTGTCGCCACTGTGGTTGCAGAGAGAGAACAAAACACACTCAAACGCTTATTCCTCTCCCCGTTAAGTGGTTTATCCTACTTCTTGGGCATTTTTCTCGCCCATGCTTGTATCGGAATTGGTCAAGGAATACTCGTGTATTTAGTCGCTGCATTTTTAGGAGTCCGTATTGAACAGTATTTGTTTTTGGGTCTATTTGTCATTTTAATGAGCATTTCTTCTTATGTGGGCTTAGGGTTCATTTTGGGGACTCAGTTCGCCCGTCGCACAGAAGATGTCAATGCCTTAGTGGCTGCGTTTGGCGTTCCTTTACTCATTTTAGGCGGAACATTTCTCCCTGCTTCTCTCTTTCCTGAAGGTTTGCTTAAGATTGCTCGATTTAATCCCATTTATCATCAAAATGAGGCATTATTAGGACTTTGGGGAGAAGGGGAAACCTTCGCAGCGATTCAATTTCATTTTTGGTTTTTATTGGTGTTTACCTTCTTGATGATGGGAGGCGGTTGGTTGTCTTATCAGGGAATGTTACGACGGGAAAGGAGATTATAA